In one window of Microscilla marina ATCC 23134 DNA:
- a CDS encoding TolC family protein, with the protein MKQHNHLKVLWLISWLMIGVTSSGKSQTILQQHLQKLLFNHQGIKVIEIQQLAAQKQAGMVGYLPDPEVGLGIFALPVETRLGAQRFRFSVSQALPWKGTLKQQRVIAQKQAKVVATRIPVLQNRLIWQFKKSYYPLYMLRQDSLLYVKYLDILSVYQKLTRQKYETGKASMVDIIRVRTETRQINTQLQLLSLKCQEFTEALKGLLFLEGNQVIAVDDSLGSPKRLLINSPGIFVDSAYQSNPQFGVWESQAQLLESKHWMTQLMSKPTIKFGLDYINVSARSEVDIPQNGRDALMGRVGVKIPLNQKTYRVERQQIRIQQEELKLKASVLKNNLRSRFQQLLVSYELTQTQLRLYKQQITDVQEAIRIQSTTFASSGKGFEEVLRFQQQILKYELARNKVLLKQFMIKAEIEMLLGKTQ; encoded by the coding sequence ATGAAGCAGCATAATCATTTAAAAGTCCTTTGGTTAATTAGTTGGCTAATGATAGGGGTTACTTCTTCTGGTAAATCCCAAACTATTTTACAGCAACATCTACAAAAGCTTTTATTTAACCATCAAGGCATTAAAGTTATAGAAATCCAACAGTTGGCAGCTCAGAAACAAGCAGGCATGGTAGGGTATTTACCTGACCCGGAAGTAGGGTTGGGAATATTTGCTCTGCCTGTGGAAACTCGTCTGGGAGCACAACGATTTCGTTTTTCAGTTTCTCAGGCTTTGCCTTGGAAAGGCACTCTTAAACAGCAAAGAGTCATTGCACAAAAACAAGCAAAGGTAGTGGCCACCAGGATTCCTGTGTTGCAGAATCGGTTGATATGGCAGTTCAAAAAGTCCTACTACCCTTTGTATATGCTTCGTCAGGATAGCCTTCTTTATGTCAAATATCTGGATATTTTATCTGTTTATCAAAAACTGACCAGGCAAAAGTACGAAACTGGTAAAGCAAGCATGGTAGACATCATCAGGGTGCGTACTGAAACCCGTCAAATCAATACCCAGCTTCAGTTATTGAGCCTAAAGTGTCAAGAATTTACCGAAGCATTGAAAGGTTTATTGTTTCTGGAAGGCAATCAGGTTATTGCGGTGGATGATAGCTTGGGTTCACCGAAACGACTTTTGATTAACTCTCCTGGGATATTTGTGGATAGTGCTTACCAAAGTAATCCTCAGTTTGGTGTGTGGGAAAGTCAAGCGCAATTACTGGAAAGCAAACATTGGATGACGCAACTGATGAGTAAGCCTACGATTAAATTTGGGCTTGATTATATCAATGTGAGTGCTCGTTCTGAGGTAGATATTCCTCAAAACGGAAGAGATGCCTTAATGGGAAGAGTAGGGGTTAAAATACCTTTGAACCAAAAAACTTATCGGGTTGAACGGCAGCAAATTCGCATTCAACAAGAAGAGTTAAAGTTAAAGGCTTCGGTACTGAAAAATAATTTAAGAAGTCGTTTCCAGCAACTGCTGGTAAGCTATGAATTGACTCAAACTCAGTTAAGACTTTACAAGCAGCAAATCACGGATGTTCAGGAAGCCATCCGTATTCAATCTACCACCTTTGCTTCTTCAGGTAAAGGTTTTGAAGAAGTTCTGCGATTTCAACAGCAAATACTCAAATATGAGTTGGCCAGAAATAAAGTGTTGTTAAAGCAGTTTATGATCAAGGCTGAAATAGAAATGTTACTAGGAAAAACACAATAA
- a CDS encoding helix-turn-helix domain-containing protein produces MEDHYLIHIKNMVCARCITSVKDILTDLAILYQKVSLGEIILKKELTDTEQKNLNEKLLEVGFELLQSTKSTLISRIKTLLIEQIHYQEEPLAVNYSTFLAEKLHQEYGYLSRLFSSVEGVTIEKYIAQQRIEKVKELLFYNELTLSEIAFQMHYSSTAHLSAQFKKQTGMTPTQFKKEKSFQRRSLDQI; encoded by the coding sequence ATGGAAGATCATTATTTAATACACATCAAAAATATGGTATGTGCCCGTTGTATCACTTCGGTCAAAGATATTTTGACAGATTTAGCTATACTTTATCAGAAGGTTAGTCTGGGCGAAATAATACTGAAAAAAGAACTTACCGACACCGAACAAAAGAATTTAAACGAAAAGCTTTTAGAAGTAGGTTTTGAACTGTTACAATCTACAAAGTCAACTTTAATTTCAAGAATTAAAACTCTTCTGATTGAACAGATACATTACCAAGAAGAACCCTTGGCGGTGAACTACTCTACTTTTTTAGCAGAAAAACTGCACCAGGAATATGGTTACCTGAGTCGCTTGTTTTCATCAGTAGAAGGAGTCACTATCGAAAAATACATAGCCCAACAAAGAATTGAAAAAGTAAAAGAGTTGTTGTTTTACAATGAGCTCACCTTGTCTGAGATTGCTTTTCAAATGCATTATAGCAGTACCGCTCACCTTTCGGCTCAGTTTAAAAAACAAACCGGGATGACTCCTACTCAATTTAAAAAGGAAAAGTCATTTCAACGACGCAGCTTGGATCAAATATGA
- a CDS encoding DUF3347 domain-containing protein — translation MRKINVKIWYAALVMALTMGLQSCGSGEKKQADATSKDGRSTASIDGEKKNSKNSALGDAISEEAMLHVASLLDNYLALKNALVAGDAEKAKSSAQTTLTSLEKFDISSLTGKLKKVYGSQLDMIKTHNTKISKATDVVAQREELDMLSMHMLVLVKTFKANQIPLYKQHCPMAFDSKGAGWLSEKRKIRNPYFGEKMLKCGSIKDSIMAN, via the coding sequence ATGAGAAAAATCAATGTGAAAATTTGGTATGCTGCCTTGGTAATGGCCTTGACGATGGGGTTGCAAAGCTGTGGCAGTGGTGAGAAAAAACAAGCTGATGCTACTTCAAAAGATGGAAGGAGTACTGCTAGTATTGATGGAGAAAAAAAGAATTCCAAAAACTCTGCTTTGGGTGATGCTATTTCGGAAGAAGCTATGCTTCACGTAGCCAGCTTACTGGACAACTATCTGGCATTGAAAAATGCCCTGGTAGCTGGAGATGCTGAAAAAGCAAAGTCTTCGGCTCAGACTACTTTAACTTCTTTGGAGAAATTTGATATTTCTTCGCTTACAGGTAAACTCAAAAAAGTGTATGGTAGTCAACTGGACATGATTAAAACCCACAATACTAAGATATCCAAAGCAACCGATGTGGTTGCTCAGCGTGAGGAACTCGATATGCTCTCTATGCACATGTTGGTGCTGGTAAAAACTTTTAAAGCCAATCAAATACCTTTGTATAAGCAGCATTGCCCAATGGCTTTTGACAGTAAAGGCGCGGGGTGGCTTAGTGAAAAGAGAAAAATTCGTAATCCATACTTTGGTGAGAAAATGCTCAAGTGTGGGAGTATAAAAGATAGCATAATGGCCAACTAA
- a CDS encoding efflux RND transporter periplasmic adaptor subunit → MVSKFKKYLPILWVVLGIFIGWLLFGTGSGTDSHSGHSYQQTSSKKVSKASEVWTCSMHPQIRQPEPGQCPICGMDLILQKDNNSDDSPYRLVMTQNAVALAGIQTSVINEARPEKEVRLTGKIKMDERQMFTQVSHVKGRIDRLYVNYTGENIVKGQRLASLYAPGLLTAQKELIEALNYEQTNPALVKATRNKLRYLRLTEAQIKRIEKDKKVQTNFDIYADVSGVVIKRKVALGNYVQEGSPMFKVANLNALWVIFDAYESDLAWLKVGEVIKFKVAAYPDQVLDSRITFIDPMINPQTRTANVRAEILNKGLKLKPEMFVEGLVKAHLPFNNTALIVPKSAVMWTGKRSVVYIKDTKEKVPIFEMREVTLGQPLGNSYIIKEGLKKGEEVVTNGTFAIDAAAQLNNKLSMMNKNIEIKGQKNSAKKERKEGVKITDYSKTTPTPFKNQLKELVKAYLSFKDAFVKTDATQINAQATLMSNRLKKVNMGLLKGKAHITWMKHLTQIKTATKAINKAKNVEKQRTHFEQLSNILIAVVKSFGVNEITLYKQYCPMAFDNRGAFWLSDKEEIRNPYFGDKMLKCGSIKETIKF, encoded by the coding sequence ATGGTGAGTAAATTTAAAAAATACCTGCCTATACTTTGGGTGGTGTTAGGGATTTTTATTGGTTGGTTGCTATTTGGTACAGGAAGCGGAACCGATTCGCATTCAGGTCACAGTTATCAGCAGACATCAAGCAAAAAAGTAAGCAAGGCATCAGAAGTTTGGACTTGTTCTATGCATCCCCAAATAAGGCAACCTGAACCAGGCCAATGCCCTATTTGTGGCATGGATTTGATTTTGCAAAAGGATAATAATAGCGATGATTCCCCTTATCGCCTGGTGATGACCCAAAATGCGGTAGCTTTGGCTGGCATCCAAACGTCAGTAATTAATGAAGCCCGTCCTGAGAAAGAAGTCCGATTAACGGGAAAAATCAAAATGGATGAACGACAAATGTTCACCCAAGTTTCTCACGTCAAAGGGCGTATAGACCGATTGTATGTAAATTATACCGGAGAAAACATTGTAAAAGGGCAGCGATTGGCCTCATTATATGCTCCAGGGTTACTTACTGCTCAAAAGGAACTGATAGAAGCTCTTAATTATGAGCAAACCAATCCGGCATTGGTCAAGGCAACTCGCAATAAGCTACGCTATTTACGACTTACTGAAGCCCAGATCAAGCGCATAGAAAAAGATAAAAAGGTACAAACCAATTTTGATATTTATGCTGATGTATCAGGGGTAGTCATCAAACGAAAGGTGGCTTTAGGTAATTATGTTCAAGAAGGATCACCCATGTTTAAAGTTGCTAACCTTAATGCTTTATGGGTAATTTTTGATGCTTATGAAAGTGACTTGGCTTGGTTGAAAGTAGGTGAAGTGATTAAATTTAAGGTAGCTGCTTATCCTGATCAGGTGCTAGATAGTCGAATTACCTTCATTGACCCGATGATTAACCCTCAAACCCGTACTGCAAATGTAAGAGCCGAAATACTGAATAAGGGGCTAAAACTCAAACCTGAAATGTTTGTGGAAGGGTTGGTAAAAGCACATTTGCCTTTTAATAATACGGCGCTTATTGTACCAAAATCTGCGGTGATGTGGACAGGTAAACGATCGGTAGTGTACATCAAAGATACTAAGGAAAAGGTACCCATCTTTGAGATGAGGGAAGTAACGTTGGGGCAACCACTGGGAAACAGCTATATCATTAAAGAGGGATTGAAAAAAGGAGAAGAAGTCGTGACCAATGGCACATTTGCGATTGATGCAGCAGCTCAGTTGAATAACAAACTGAGTATGATGAACAAAAACATAGAGATTAAAGGTCAAAAAAACTCTGCAAAAAAAGAGAGGAAAGAAGGGGTTAAAATCACGGATTATAGTAAAACTACCCCTACGCCATTTAAAAATCAATTAAAAGAATTAGTCAAAGCATACCTGAGCTTCAAAGATGCCTTTGTAAAAACAGATGCTACCCAGATCAATGCTCAAGCCACACTTATGAGTAATCGCCTGAAAAAAGTAAACATGGGTTTGCTCAAAGGTAAAGCACATATAACTTGGATGAAGCACTTGACTCAAATCAAAACGGCAACAAAGGCGATCAATAAAGCCAAAAATGTGGAGAAACAACGTACCCATTTCGAGCAATTGTCTAATATACTCATTGCTGTAGTGAAAAGTTTTGGAGTCAATGAAATCACACTTTATAAGCAATATTGCCCAATGGCTTTTGATAATAGAGGTGCTTTTTGGCTGAGTGACAAGGAAGAAATTCGTAACCCATATTTTGGTGACAAGATGCTGAAATGTGGTAGTATAAAAGAGACTATCAAATTTTAA
- a CDS encoding DUF2911 domain-containing protein yields the protein MKYIVHKLLIIWIVFTLQACGTGAKTNHTNGNDTIAIDKHAHHKHSKAESGATKPEKKKTLSPRRMAMSDVGENHIHIDYGAPSVRNRVIWGGLVAYDKVWASGAHSATSITFAKDVVVNGKQIKAGKYAFFTIPGKDMWTLIINKNHVQHLADDYQEKEDIIRVKVKPTMLESPQEQLKYEVITTDKGEAVVSLSWEKMKVSFTVKND from the coding sequence ATGAAGTATATTGTTCACAAATTATTAATCATCTGGATTGTATTCACTTTACAAGCCTGTGGTACAGGTGCAAAAACGAACCATACCAATGGCAACGATACTATAGCCATTGATAAGCACGCTCATCATAAACACTCCAAAGCTGAATCAGGTGCTACTAAACCAGAAAAGAAAAAAACATTGAGCCCCCGAAGAATGGCGATGAGTGATGTGGGTGAAAATCATATTCATATTGACTATGGTGCCCCTAGTGTCAGGAATAGAGTTATTTGGGGTGGACTGGTGGCTTATGACAAAGTATGGGCTAGTGGAGCACACTCTGCTACCAGCATTACTTTCGCTAAAGATGTAGTAGTAAATGGTAAGCAGATAAAAGCAGGTAAATATGCATTTTTTACTATTCCTGGCAAGGATATGTGGACACTTATTATCAATAAAAACCACGTCCAACACCTGGCAGATGACTACCAGGAGAAAGAAGATATCATAAGGGTCAAAGTAAAACCAACCATGCTTGAGTCGCCCCAAGAGCAGCTCAAGTATGAGGTAATTACCACAGACAAAGGTGAAGCTGTTGTTTCTTTAAGCTGGGAAAAAATGAAGGTGTCATTCACTGTGAAAAATGATTAA
- a CDS encoding efflux RND transporter permease subunit gives MWNYIIRFFLENKLFTLLLLMVFVGWGIITAPFNWDIGLPNDPVPVDAIPDIGENQQIIFTEWKGRSPQDIEDQITYPLTTALLGIPGVKTIRSNSMFGYSSIYVIFEENVEFYWSRSRMLEKLNSLPKGLLPEGVQPSLGPDATALGQVFWYTLEGRDEQGKVTGGWGLEELRSVQDFYVKYGLASATGVSEVASIGGHLREYQIELNPEALKAHHISMSQVVTGVKSSNLDIGAKTLEINQAEYFVRGLGYIKNAKDLEEAVVSVKNDIPLRIRDIATVQIGPTTRRGVLDKSGAEVVGGVIIARYGANPLEVINEVKAKIKEIEAGLPSKTLSDGRVSKVKIIPFYDRTQLIYETLGTLNEALTLEILITIIVIIVMVQNLRASVLIAGLLPVAVLMTFIAMRYFSIDANIVALSGIAIAIGTMVDVGIVLSENMLKHLEEAPTGQSKLDTIFKGAVEVAPAIVTAMATTIVSFIPVFTMEAAEGKLFRPLAFTKTFALVSAMIVSLAFIPMLAHLLFSFRLSRRKIRLGFAFALLLSSGYVLISWSTLTGIFLLTFTLVNLVQVWLMPHYEKHFKWGYIGIALLGVTYLLTQNWLPLGTNASFPLNFIFVAGIITFVLGLFFLVIRYYPYLLGWCLSHKRTFLLIPTFLLLWGAAVWLGFDAVFSKVAQGFDLVGVNLRSTRPWAYLTHQFPGISKEFMPALDEGAFLLMPTSMPHSGVQYNTQTLQQLDMLVTAIPEVELVVGKLGRVESALDPAPISMYENVILYRSEFKTDKNGHKIRFKVDDKGQFVRDNQSQLIPNSRGKHFRQWREHIKSPDDIWQEIVKVTKIPGVTSAPKLQPIETRLIMLQTGMRAPMGIKVKGPDLKTIESFGMQLEKLLKEVPSVKQEAVFADRIVGKPYLNIRIDRHKIARYGLTIRQVQQYIQVAVGGMSQTMTVEGRERYSVRVRYARELRDDPESLKNILIPTQDGKQIPLGSLTQIEYTQGPQSIKSEDTFLLGYVLFDKKDGYSEVDAVENAQKYIQQKIVQGKLKVPAGVSFRFSGSYENQIRAEKRLALVVPLCLGVILILLYFQFKSLITAFIVFSGIAVAFAGGFIMIWLYGQGWFLNFSLFDNNLRDLFQINPVNLSVAVWVGFIALFGIATDDGVVMTTYLDQNFKANIPKTKEEIRQKVLEAGMRRIRPCLMTTGTTLLALLPILTSSGRGADIMIPMAIPSFGGMAIALITLFVVPVLYSVWQENKLRTKTSINNEAA, from the coding sequence GTTGAGTTTTACTGGAGTCGCTCCAGAATGCTAGAAAAGCTCAACTCTCTGCCAAAAGGACTGTTGCCCGAAGGTGTACAGCCTTCATTAGGTCCAGATGCCACAGCTTTAGGACAAGTATTTTGGTATACCTTGGAAGGCCGTGATGAACAAGGTAAAGTAACTGGAGGTTGGGGACTGGAGGAACTCCGTAGTGTGCAGGACTTCTATGTAAAATATGGACTTGCATCTGCCACAGGAGTTTCTGAGGTGGCATCTATTGGAGGGCACTTGCGTGAATATCAGATAGAGCTTAACCCTGAAGCGCTTAAAGCACATCATATTAGTATGTCCCAAGTAGTGACAGGGGTAAAAAGCAGTAATCTCGATATTGGTGCCAAAACTCTTGAAATCAATCAAGCAGAGTATTTTGTACGAGGGTTGGGGTATATTAAAAATGCCAAAGACCTGGAGGAAGCGGTCGTAAGTGTTAAAAACGATATTCCGCTTCGTATTCGTGACATTGCAACCGTGCAAATTGGTCCAACTACCCGAAGAGGAGTACTAGATAAGTCAGGAGCTGAAGTCGTAGGTGGGGTAATCATTGCCCGTTATGGTGCCAATCCACTGGAGGTGATCAATGAAGTAAAAGCCAAGATTAAAGAAATAGAAGCTGGATTGCCCAGTAAAACCTTGAGTGATGGTAGAGTTTCCAAGGTAAAAATTATTCCTTTTTATGATCGTACCCAACTTATTTATGAAACCTTGGGTACACTCAATGAAGCGCTTACTTTAGAAATTTTAATTACGATCATTGTAATTATTGTAATGGTACAAAACCTACGAGCTTCGGTGCTTATTGCGGGTTTGCTTCCGGTGGCAGTACTCATGACTTTTATTGCAATGCGTTATTTTAGTATAGATGCCAATATCGTAGCATTATCAGGAATTGCGATTGCTATTGGAACGATGGTAGACGTAGGCATTGTGCTTTCTGAAAACATGCTCAAGCACCTTGAAGAAGCCCCTACTGGACAATCAAAACTTGATACCATATTTAAAGGTGCTGTAGAAGTAGCCCCCGCAATTGTTACAGCCATGGCTACTACTATTGTGAGCTTTATTCCCGTGTTTACAATGGAAGCAGCCGAGGGTAAACTTTTTCGTCCGTTAGCTTTTACTAAAACTTTTGCCTTAGTGTCAGCCATGATTGTTTCATTGGCATTTATTCCGATGCTTGCTCACCTACTTTTTTCTTTCCGGCTTAGCCGAAGGAAGATAAGGTTAGGCTTTGCTTTCGCTTTGCTATTGAGTTCGGGGTATGTGCTTATAAGCTGGAGTACCTTAACAGGCATCTTTTTGCTGACTTTCACCTTGGTGAATCTGGTGCAGGTCTGGTTGATGCCACACTATGAAAAGCATTTTAAATGGGGTTATATTGGCATAGCTTTGTTGGGGGTAACCTATTTGCTCACCCAAAACTGGCTACCATTGGGAACAAATGCCAGTTTCCCGCTTAATTTTATCTTCGTAGCAGGCATTATTACCTTTGTTTTAGGGCTATTCTTTTTGGTCATCCGCTACTATCCTTATTTACTAGGTTGGTGCCTTAGTCATAAACGGACTTTTTTGCTGATCCCCACTTTTTTACTGTTATGGGGCGCAGCAGTTTGGCTTGGCTTTGATGCTGTCTTTAGTAAGGTAGCCCAAGGTTTTGACCTGGTAGGAGTGAATCTGCGTAGCACTCGCCCCTGGGCTTATTTGACTCACCAGTTTCCAGGTATAAGCAAAGAGTTTATGCCTGCCTTGGATGAAGGTGCTTTTTTGCTGATGCCTACTTCTATGCCTCACTCAGGAGTACAGTATAATACCCAAACGCTGCAACAACTGGATATGTTGGTAACTGCTATTCCAGAAGTAGAATTAGTAGTGGGTAAACTTGGTCGGGTAGAAAGTGCTCTCGATCCAGCACCTATCTCGATGTATGAAAACGTGATTTTATATCGCAGCGAGTTCAAAACAGATAAAAACGGACATAAGATTAGGTTTAAAGTAGATGACAAAGGGCAGTTTGTACGCGATAATCAAAGTCAGTTGATTCCAAACTCTAGGGGTAAGCATTTTCGTCAGTGGCGTGAGCATATCAAGTCACCTGATGATATCTGGCAGGAGATCGTCAAAGTAACAAAAATCCCAGGTGTTACTTCGGCTCCCAAATTACAGCCAATTGAGACTCGTTTGATTATGTTACAAACTGGAATGCGGGCTCCTATGGGGATTAAAGTAAAAGGGCCTGATTTGAAAACCATTGAGAGTTTTGGCATGCAGCTGGAAAAACTACTCAAAGAAGTCCCATCGGTCAAACAAGAAGCAGTATTTGCGGATAGAATAGTGGGCAAACCTTATTTAAATATTCGTATTGATCGCCATAAAATAGCTCGTTATGGTCTTACTATTCGACAAGTACAACAATACATTCAGGTAGCAGTAGGAGGCATGTCTCAAACTATGACAGTTGAAGGACGAGAAAGATACTCGGTACGAGTTCGTTACGCCCGTGAATTGCGGGATGACCCAGAGTCTTTAAAGAATATCCTCATTCCCACACAAGATGGCAAACAGATTCCACTAGGAAGCCTCACCCAGATTGAATACACCCAAGGACCACAATCTATCAAGAGTGAAGATACGTTTTTGCTGGGATATGTCTTATTCGATAAAAAGGATGGCTACTCTGAGGTAGATGCTGTAGAAAATGCTCAGAAGTACATTCAACAAAAAATCGTTCAGGGAAAACTCAAAGTCCCTGCTGGGGTCAGTTTTAGGTTTTCAGGAAGCTATGAGAATCAAATCAGGGCTGAAAAGCGCTTAGCCTTGGTGGTGCCACTTTGTTTGGGAGTTATATTAATACTTCTATACTTTCAATTTAAATCCCTCATCACTGCCTTTATTGTTTTTTCCGGGATTGCAGTCGCCTTTGCCGGAGGGTTTATTATGATTTGGTTGTATGGACAAGGTTGGTTTTTAAACTTTTCCCTGTTTGATAATAATCTGCGTGATTTATTCCAAATCAACCCGGTGAATCTAAGTGTGGCTGTTTGGGTTGGCTTTATCGCTTTGTTTGGCATTGCCACTGATGATGGAGTAGTAATGACAACCTATCTAGATCAAAACTTTAAGGCAAACATACCCAAAACCAAAGAAGAAATTCGCCAAAAGGTATTGGAAGCCGGAATGCGTCGGATAAGACCTTGTTTAATGACCACTGGAACCACTTTATTAGCATTGTTACCCATTCTTACTTCTTCAGGGAGGGGGGCTGACATTATGATTCCAATGGCGATTCCTTCTTTTGGGGGAATGGCCATTGCACTCATCACATTGTTTGTAGTGCCAGTATTATACTCCGTTTGGCAAGAAAATAAACTACGAACTAAAACCTCCATAAATAATGAAGCAGCATAA
- a CDS encoding copper-translocating P-type ATPase, whose amino-acid sequence MDHSNHNNSSHNHQEHHRMMIRDFRKRFWIATGLSIPVLLLSPMIQSFLGLDWSFSAQPYFLFVFASFIFGYGGYPFLMGLVKEIRDKALGMMTLISIAITVAYTYSSAVVFGLPGKMFFWELATLIDLMLVGHWIEMRSVVGASKALEKLARLMPSEAHLIENGQIKDVSIDQLKKGDVILVKSFDKVPADGEIVEGESYINESMLTGESKPIKKNVGDQVIGGSVNGNSSLKIIIEKTGKEGYLQQVIGLVEEAQNKQSKTQHLADKAAKWLAYIALTSGVITLTVWWALGYDFVYALERMVTVMVISCPHALGLAIPLVVAISTALSAQNGILIRNRTAFENARNISAVVFDKTGTLTLGDFSVTRIVNIDQKYSEKEIILLAGALEQNSEHPIAQGILKKAEEWKLSLPTTSNFGAITGKGVTATVDGKNIKVVSPGYLKEQNISIPNNAYQNEVETVVFILLENALIGSIALADKIRPESKQAIDTLKKNGIKVMMATGDNERTAKAVSEELGLDKYFAQVLPHEKVEVVKQLQKQGEFVAMTGDGVNDAPALAEAGVGIAIGSGTDVAVETADIILVNSNPQDIAQLILFGKATYRKMTQNLIWATAYNALALPLAAGVLYPIGFTLSPALGAVLMSLSTIVVAINAQLLKKQVKAKL is encoded by the coding sequence ATGGATCACTCAAATCACAATAACTCATCTCATAACCATCAGGAGCATCATCGAATGATGATCCGTGATTTTAGAAAACGGTTTTGGATAGCTACGGGGCTATCCATACCTGTTTTGTTACTTTCACCAATGATTCAATCCTTTTTAGGGTTGGATTGGTCATTTTCGGCGCAACCCTACTTTCTTTTCGTTTTTGCGTCATTTATTTTTGGCTATGGAGGCTACCCTTTTTTGATGGGCTTAGTAAAAGAAATCAGGGACAAAGCCCTTGGTATGATGACACTTATTTCTATTGCTATTACGGTAGCTTACACATATAGCAGTGCAGTAGTGTTTGGACTTCCTGGCAAAATGTTTTTTTGGGAGTTGGCTACACTCATTGACCTCATGTTGGTTGGACATTGGATTGAGATGCGATCAGTGGTGGGTGCATCCAAAGCACTGGAAAAACTGGCTCGCTTGATGCCATCCGAAGCTCATTTGATCGAAAACGGCCAGATCAAGGATGTATCCATCGATCAACTCAAGAAAGGGGATGTAATTCTGGTCAAATCCTTCGACAAAGTCCCGGCAGATGGGGAAATCGTAGAAGGAGAAAGTTATATCAATGAATCGATGCTTACCGGAGAATCAAAGCCCATAAAAAAAAACGTTGGTGATCAGGTAATCGGAGGATCAGTCAATGGTAATAGTTCCCTGAAAATAATCATAGAAAAAACAGGGAAAGAAGGTTACCTGCAACAAGTAATTGGTCTGGTAGAAGAAGCTCAAAATAAACAATCTAAAACCCAACATTTGGCTGATAAAGCCGCCAAATGGTTAGCTTATATTGCCTTGACTTCAGGAGTTATTACTCTAACAGTGTGGTGGGCTTTGGGCTATGATTTTGTGTATGCATTAGAACGAATGGTAACAGTTATGGTGATTTCCTGCCCCCATGCTTTGGGTTTGGCCATTCCTTTGGTGGTGGCTATTTCTACAGCTCTATCTGCCCAAAACGGAATATTGATTCGCAACCGTACTGCTTTTGAAAACGCTCGTAATATATCTGCTGTTGTGTTTGATAAAACGGGTACTTTGACTTTGGGGGACTTTAGTGTAACCAGAATAGTAAACATTGATCAAAAGTACTCAGAAAAAGAGATTATTTTGTTAGCTGGTGCTCTGGAACAAAATTCTGAGCACCCCATTGCTCAGGGTATCCTCAAAAAAGCAGAAGAATGGAAACTGAGCCTTCCAACTACATCAAATTTTGGGGCGATCACAGGCAAAGGAGTAACAGCTACTGTTGATGGTAAAAATATTAAAGTCGTAAGCCCTGGTTACTTGAAGGAACAAAATATCTCCATACCTAACAATGCGTATCAAAATGAGGTAGAAACTGTGGTGTTTATATTGTTGGAGAATGCTCTTATTGGCAGTATAGCACTCGCAGATAAGATTAGACCTGAGTCAAAACAGGCAATTGATACTCTCAAAAAAAATGGAATAAAGGTAATGATGGCCACCGGAGATAATGAGCGAACTGCCAAGGCTGTCAGTGAGGAACTAGGGCTGGATAAATACTTTGCGCAGGTTTTGCCTCACGAAAAAGTAGAAGTAGTCAAACAGCTACAAAAACAAGGAGAGTTTGTAGCCATGACAGGTGATGGGGTAAATGATGCTCCCGCTTTGGCTGAAGCAGGTGTTGGCATTGCAATTGGGTCAGGAACCGACGTTGCGGTTGAAACAGCTGATATTATTCTTGTAAACAGCAATCCACAAGATATTGCCCAACTTATACTATTTGGTAAAGCTACTTATCGTAAAATGACTCAAAATCTTATTTGGGCAACTGCTTATAATGCGTTGGCTCTACCTCTGGCTGCTGGAGTCTTATATCCTATTGGTTTTACTTTGAGTCCAGCACTAGGAGCAGTACTTATGAGCTTAAGTACAATTGTAGTAGCAATCAATGCTCAACTATTAAAAAAACAAGTTAAAGCTAAATTATAA